The following is a genomic window from Prunus persica cultivar Lovell chromosome G7, Prunus_persica_NCBIv2, whole genome shotgun sequence.
CCTTCAAATAATTGCAAACAATTTGCCATGTGGTGACAAGAAAAAAGTGAACCTGCTTTGCCATACATGGCAAGAATGACAGGGTATGGAGgattataattttctttatcttgTTGCCTGGACCACAGTTCGTCCCGGATTGAATAAAAATGGAGCTGGAAGAAACAAAGTGAGTGCAACCAAGgaagatattaaaaaaaaacaatggctTTGACTTAATTGTCGACAACCTTTTGAAATgaaatgtattttaatttattttctgcaGTTTAATTAAATGTGTTCAGCAAGGTCAGGAAGATATATCTAACATTTATATGCTCTCAAGAAGCTCTGCTGGGGAATCAAAAGTGCCTTTTTACTTAAATATGTTCTGAGGCTGTCTGCTTATGGATCGAATATTTTTAGTGCAtgcaacaaattaaacaattgGGTTGAGCAAGAAAACTCAGACTTGATTCCTGCTGTATGAGGAACAGCCATCCTGCAGGGTTAAGTTAGTCTTATTTGGTGTAATGTGAATGCTAAATTGAGCTTAGCATCGATACCgatgaaaattataataattttcgTAAAATCTTTTCGTTACAGAAGGCATGGCGCAATCTCTCTCTGGACTCTTGATCcattgaagaagaatgaaTGAGTGtggaattgaattttttcttGCTAGATGGCGGAAAACTTGGTCCATTATTAGGATGAACTTGTGACAAATTAAATTTGAACTCAAGCTCAAACATGTAAAAAAGTCTACAGCAGCCAAGCAGATCAAGGCTCTGGGGGGTATTGAAACATGTGGAAGCCAGGATTAACTATGCTGAAAGCCCCATCTATTAAAAGATTATGCCCGCTTATGTACCTAGCTTCATCACTTGCCAAATAAAGAGCTGCATTTGCCACATCTACTGCCTTAAGTGTCACACCCTTCAAGTTAGCCAATGCGCTCATCGTATTCTCCATCTCCTCATCCTCAAGCCCAACAAATTTCCTAGCCAAAGgcgtcacgagcgcatagggcGACAAGCAGTTCACTCTGATCCCGAACTGGCCTAGCTCAACAGCTGCATTTTTAGTCAGGCCATTCACGGCATGCTTTGAGCAACAATAGGCATGTGAGGCTGCACCACCAACATATGAACTTATGCTAGCAGTTGAAATAATGCTGCCCGCTCGTGCCGGGATCATGACCTGCGCAGCATGCTTTATCCCGAGGAAAACTCCGGTGACGTTGACGCTAAGTATGCGCTCGAAATCGGCCTTTTCATTGTCGATTATGCGTGCCTTGTTGTCATCAACTATGCCTGCATTGTTGAACATGATGTCTAGCTTCCCATATGTAGCAACAGCTTTGTGCActgcattttttatttgggcTTCGTCTGTCACATCACAGTGGACGAATGTGCAGTCTGTTGGGCCCATGGATTCCCGGACTGAATGGCCCAGATCATCTTGGACATCTGCAATGACGATTTTGGCCCCATGCTGAGCAAAGATTTTCGCTGTGCATTCTCCAATGCCACTTGCTCCTCCAGTTATCAGAGCCACCTTTCCCTCAAGCCTACATTCAGTTGCAAAAAAGAAcacacaatttttaaaaagtgattttttgtgtgGGAAAAATACTTCATAAtccaattaatttttctttcccgctGATTTTAGAGCTACCATATTTTTAGATCATATTAGTGAACCACATTATATACCAAATCAGATTTATTTGCAACAATTATTatattcaattattaatttacaTGTCAACTGtcatataattaatttcaactTCACTAATGTGATATGAAATTGGTTGTTTCTTTACCATTATTGTTTCCTCTGagcaaattaaatatataagcTCATATATACATTGTTGGTCCAGTCTAACATAATCTTGATCTATGTGTGTTATTAGGGGCCATGCTAATTTTCTATGAGATGATGGATTCTGGTGTCTCATAGATTGTGACTTTTGGAGGATTGCTTTGGTGCTGAGGTGTTTTTGGTTATCGGGGAGCTTCTCTTCTTGGCGGATGATCGGTTGGTCTCTATGTGTAATAGTGTTGTCCGGTGTGGTGGGTGTGTATTCACTCTTTTGTGCCCTTGATGGTGTGGTCTTCGTCTTCTTGGTGGTGACATTGGCTTTGTGTTgtatttgttttgattttgtaaCGGGGAAGATTGTTTTACTATGTACCAATACAATGTGCTGGTTTTAGTCTAATCTTCTTTATTCTTGTGTGATTATAAGAGCTGTTTGTTTCCTATCCTTTTTGAGGATTTTAAAAAACTCATCAGATTGattacgaaaaaaaaaatcttcccAGTATCGTTCCAATTTTATCTGATGTTTCCAAGGGAATGTCTAGCATAATTAATCATGTTAATGTTATTCATGCCTTATGAGAAGCCTAAGGCACTGACCTTTGGCTCCCCAAGCAAAATAGAACCCAATACTGGCCTCTAGAGTCTAAACATCAAATCTCTAGATTGGACAAATGAAAGAATAATCACCCATGAAACTCTTATTAATGGTGAAGCCAATTTGGTTGTGGATACATTTGCAAAATACACAAACTATCACATATGTAACATATGATATGTTTACCAAGAAAAGATACACAAATATAAGCACAAACAGATAACTATaaaacttgattaattaagcaTGTTCTGCTAACCTTCTTGTGACTGCAGAGAGTACTGAGGAGAATGCCATAGCTGAcacagaagagagagagagagagagagagagcaacgAAGAGTGATAATTGGTTCTGTTTGGAAATGGGGAGAGACGGTGAGGACCCAAACCCTTAAAGTTAAATATTTATCAATTCTAAAAAGCAACTATGAGAGATACACCAGACAAAGTCACCGACCACCTACAATTGCAGAATCATGacactttttttaaataaataatacaagcaataattaaaattattttaatttaatttaatagacAGAAAGATTATTCAAACTTAAGTATAAAGGAACGAGTTCATAGCTTTAACCAACTAGCCTAATTCACATAAGCACGGCACTTTCTGATTAGAACATGTTATATGGTCATCAAAGTCAGTATTAAGGTGGTGGTCAAGAGATTAAGGTAGTCCTTAATTTTAATAGGATGAGGTATATGGGAATCTGagcataaacaaacaaatgggTGGCTGGCCCATATAAAATATAGgaacttgaatttttgtttgggcTAGGCGATCTGCATTactataataattaattactggtttcatgtatatctTAAACAGTTTTacattacttttctttttgggctcGAATTTTATATTACATATTAGAACCAAAGACACAGATGGTTGAGATGGGAATCATTTTAACGAGTCAAGGGAATCTTCCTGTGGCATAAACCTATGCTAATTTAATTATATCGAAATGAATATTTCTCTACTTATGCATATATTACAGGATTGAAGGCTAAAACCCgatcaaatttcaaatcaaatcaaactaaTTCGTGCTATTTAGTTTGGTTTCTATGCTTAACAAGTGTACTTTTAGACCTAACTGAACCAAATCgttaatgttttattttttctgcatCTTACTCTTTGATATCATACctataatattaaaaacaaaaactgctAACTCATTCACCCAATACGTCTCCATCTTCTTTGTTATAAATTTCTCTTAACTATgatttaatttgttgttaGAAATTCTCTTTCATATATGttaataacatataaaatttGCTTAGTTGCTTATGACAAGAAACCGAGACTAATAGATTGgtgttttcctctttttggTCCTTCTTCTCTTGATATGCGTAGGCGTGCCACCACCAAGCCACTTAATGGCTTGGATGGAAAGATTGTGTGAGTGTGTTTGCGTTTCTGACTTCTAATCAAATGATTGATCGGCCAAGCAAAAAACTTATTCTTGACCTAAGTTCTTTCACTTCCTTGATTAGGTCAAGGATGATCGAGCTTTGTATGACtatttttaggattttggtGACAAGTGCAATGAATGTAAATGCAAGAACAAAATGACAGTAATGTTAATGCGAtaaaaacttgaatttaaagACAACAGAAAGTAAATTGCAAGAAAGAAAGCTTACACTAGGAAAATGAAGAACTTGGATAATCTAAAGTGCTTGAAAGATAAAATTCTAGACTAAGAATTGAAAGGTGCACGATAAAAAGATAGGTTTTGTGTGTTGAGTCCAAGGCCATTTCCTCTTCTGATGAGCTATTTATAGAGCTTTCTTCAACTCATGGGTTTGGCCATTAAATGGCCTCAACTGGTTTTTCCTTGAAAGTGCTTCCAAGATTAATGTCTTTTGGAGTTCTAGGCATTTAATGAGAATTTCCCAACCACCACCAACCCATATGGTTGGTCAATAAAATAGAATTGGGATTGTGAAAAGATTCTCTTGATTTGAGATGCAATAAGTCCGGCTACAAGTCTCCCCATCTTTGAATTCTACCACTTGCAATGAGACTTCTATTGGAACTTATGAAGTTAGCTTCTTGAGTTGGGTTTGGACTTTTGAGTGTATGATCTGACCTCTGGTGAGACATCATGCACTCGGAGCTTCTAACTTGGTTGAGAATTCCATTAATATTAGGGCGACATGAGAAAGACCACACGAAAAATGCCACTTTGGGAAAGGTCGGATGTGAGAGGCGAGGTGTGTGAGGCCACAAATTCTTATCAAACATTGACATATTTCAAATACTAAGTATGTCAAAGTAACTTGAACCCTAGCCTCCCTCCCTTGGAAACACTTTCAGCGTCGCACTGAGGGCCTCTTCCCCCCCTCTCATCTCctcattctcacttccttcatcttttatttgtctatttttctctctcttctatgAAAGTTTATGTTACTTTTCTTGTCGTTTGTATTTCCTCCTTGTCTCTCTGAATCTCCTCTCTCACTCCTTCCCATCCCTCTGATCTCCCTCATCTTTGACTCATTTTGTCTCCAAATGCCCCCATCTATCCATTACATCTCCCTCAAGTTCTCCTCTTCCCCTTTCCCTATGATCGACTTTCTctacttttttctctttaccCTCACCTTAAATTTCCCTAAATTATGcctaaatttgaaaaaccCATAACTGCACTTCCACTCTCCTTTTTCTCCCCCACCCATAAATGTTGTTCTTCAACCTACACTTCTCACCTCTAAATCCCTTGCCTCTTCTTTGTTATGGTGTTTGCCACACATTCCCTCCGGTTGTGTCCCGACCCAAGGTCTCAACCAACAGACACTGCTCCTTGGCTCCACTGATGATGATGCTTCAAAAGTGCTCTTTGCAAGTGCTTCCAAGATTATGGTAGTGCTTTTTGCATGAGTGGTTCGTCCACCACCATTCTCCGTTCTAAACATTGGTCTGTCTAGTTACTAGTTGCCCATCTCTAGCGGTTATGAATCTATGACGGCGGCGTGACAAGTGGGAAGTGGCGGTTATAGCTTTTCAGATTTAAAGTTTTTCCTTTGTGCCTATATTAGGTTGGATgtttgttttagggtttttcctttttgtagctttttttttttcctgttggGTTAAGGCCTTGTACTTATTGGTGAtgggttggttttttatttttgcattttctgtTTGTGTAATCCctttcatttttaataaaatgaattaccttgacaaaaaaaaaaaaaaaaaagtatgtcAATGTAAACGCTTGACCTTTTGCTCACATATGCATCACGCCAAGAGGTCTAGGTCTCTTCATTAAGATAGAAagctaataataatatatgccTACAATCAAAGCCATAAGGCCATTATGGCTAGGGAAGGGTATCAATTCGGCCGAATCGATAAAACCGGCTGAACTAAACCATAATTAcaggtttggtttggtttggttttgaccaaGAGAAAGTCAAACatattttggtttggtttgaccAAACTGGACCgtttatgtgtatatttatttatttataatttattttacatgTGTAATactctaattaattaataattatatatgaatatttgaaTTGAGCTATATTAGTTAGTGAAATATGAagttttatgatattttgagCTCTATGGTTTCGTACTCTAGAAAATGATTTATGTATGAAGcaagttgtgaattttttttgttataattgggctaacaatgttgaaaaaatgcaaaacgAAAGAGAATTGGGCTTAGACCCAAACCGTCTAAACCAAACCGAACCAATCCGTCttaaattggtttggtttggttcggtttccTTTATAACTTTTATCCAAATCAAACCATCATATTGTAATTGGTTCGGCCGTAATTTTAAGGTGAAACCGATCCAATCCGGACCATGTCCACTCCTAATTATGACTATAAATTTCACttaattatactttaatgtgTATAGTACCACAAATCTACAAAGCCATTTGAAATTCGTTCTCCACCCTGATTTGGAGTTTTGCTACCACCACTACTTGGACTTTGGTTTTCATCTCGACTTGGAGTGTAAACTCCGACTTGAACTTGGAATTAAGTCCCGACTTTGGATTTGGTTTCCAACCTGACTTGGACTTTGGCTGCCATCCTGACTTGGGGTTTGGTTTCCATCCTTGGACTCCACCCTTGGGCTTATCAACTCGGCTTTGGGACTTCACCAACCTTGCATGACTCGTCAATCCACCGCTGGCTCTCACTCTTTtggacatatatatatatatatatatatatatatatattctaacaTAATCATGTTAATGTGGGGAAATCCTTGTGTGAAACAGGGATAGTAATGCTAATCACCATAAGTCATGCTTGATAATTTTTCTACGTGGTAGTCTGTTATTAGTtagaaataacaaaacagtaTTATCTCTGTTTCACACAAGTTTTTCTGCCAATATTATATTGGTCTATATAAACTGTACATCTTGAAGAATGGTCACCCATGAAACTCCTATTTTTGGTGAAGCAATTTGGTTGTGGATAAATTTACAAAACTGGGTGTTCAAGACACTAGCTACGTTCTATGATGAACTAATTTTGTTTgataattaccaaaaaaatacacCAACATATCACATATGTTTACCAAGAAAAGATACACAAATATAAGcacaaacaaataattataaaacttgattaattaagcaTGTACTGCTAACCTTCTTGTGACTGCAGAGAGCACTGAGGAGAATTCTATTGCtgtaaaagagaaagagaaaaagataggGCAATGAAGAATGAtatatttgttataaaactggagaatttggagaggaaattgagagagagagagaaagtagagaaactgAGTTTCTTATTCTCATTTCTATGTGTATTGAACAATGAAGGGATGAACCCTTTTATCGGCAAAGCCTAGGgaacatgtgggctccacaactaattatttacaacactcccccttggagaccacaaatgatatggaatatgcctcgttaaaaaccttgccagtaaaaacccagtgggacaaaaactggtcaaaggtaaaaagagtacataatcatgtgtaacataaaattctgtgtatattgacgcgcgtgcgacactgcctcgttaaaaccttgccaggaaaaacccagtgggataaaaacctggacgaaggaaaaagagtacaatgtGTAAAGGTCTTTCTTgacagcacgctccccctgatgcttggcaaaatatctttaagccattctgttgatcatctttctgaatatcatagttgacactgcttctgtgagtcaatcttgagcgacactgcctcgttaaaaccttaccaggaaaaacccagtgggataaaaacctggatgaaggaaaaagagtacagtgtatggaggtctttatcaaaaccatgctccccctgatgaatatctccccctggaAAATGGAGgactagcttttgtccagtaagcgaccataaaaattttcatagtatactCTAAACCCcctgagcgacactgcctcgttaaaaccttaccgggaaaaacccaatgggataaaaacctggatgaaggaaaaagagtacagtgtggagctaagctctatctggtctagtatacttccgaaaaacatttaaggaccaacggataatcctcataaaaatgcttcaatactttcttagtataagcaataatctcgttggcacaatgctcgatccttaagtcgagacatatatttcgtgaattctgcagaatctttaatgtgttgcaatcacatcaatgtactcactgaggtaatttatgcatattaatattgagtacaaattttgtgcttcaagcacatgtcctttagggacttgctttatgcaatgataatcctctcaacggattttgtctaaaagggattaatttttatgacacattatatagctttatcCCAGCTATTCATatatctttagggaatcgcttctggcgatatgctctgtgcatttaataacccttaaagataatatgttggtctccataattgtgtaataagggggggcacaattgaatctgtaaatatggagaaaacccaacattccttgtttctgccagaaacagtgtgtcatacaaaataGGGATATTCCCTtgtattccgaacacccaagtataaattcagtattaacaaattttggggttcgtactgtgggtttgttctttcacgttcattctcatctataatggaattacctctttccattttggccaatgatattgtcgacatttaataattgaacgtggttccaatcaacacaagcccattgatgatttgagtagctattccaaaaccaaaaattgtcattcatcaattcatgatcccaccattctcatgtgcatgcgcatgcatcaattataagcatttctttgcttttgggtacccaagccacttcaggggggcttttattatgtgagaatgtggattataacctccaatggagcgttattttacagtagggcgtgaataatctctatttagagagttggaacatttagaacccatatatctgtcatgctgcaggcatgccacagattaatacatacatgtcaattaatttctgggactttaacccatttaatgggactttaacccatataatttgctacgcattaggcgtgcataatatcaacattgacatgtcaaaggattgtccatttgggacttcaatccacatcatttgctacgcaacaggcgtgcattatattgatcactgctatacccatgttatgttcttatgggacttttaatctgtgcagtgtattatcaatgtatccaacttgcaatctgtaaaatttgcattaataattcatggatacatagaagtcattcttttggaacggacttatctccccatttggttacctttcaagataaaatatcaaataggtatataagcataaaataacaaaagtattgcttacatccttaggtgggagaaacttttctcaagtatcattcaagctcatatcagcccagtaaatataatgtagcgcttgatggtcttgttatatcctgcaagagcaaaaatcacaattcttttctctgtcaaaaacaaataactctcagagttaggatcactgcatggattcattcttcagatgttcattctaaagaaataaaatctcttatgaacagagagttataaaaagaaagaaaagatacaaagattgtgatattgattgcaaggtaaggtaagcaatcaaggaaggaagctggtggaagcagacaataagctctcatatcccCTAGTTTAGAAGgacctcaggagattagagcataaggccGCCTCTACAATTCCCTGATCTTGCAGAAACATGAttagggatagtcttgcttcctgaatggatgatcagagatagtcttgcttctcgggcacattaagtgctcactgataagaaaaacaagtaaatatcGCATAACTAGatatggagtaaactggatgtcttctgcaaataaaatttcattagtaacacatttatacacaaatataatgaataggtagaaccggtgaatttcaaattaaccataggaaaattgcgagattcccgggatgcttttgaaaaagtagctccgtgaaatccgtaaagcaagatcggctttgaaaataatgcttgaaaacgccgaaagtgccgacaggcattattagaggccacgtgaagttttgaactctaggaaagaaaaggagaaatatggggatccgagaagatattgggatcctgaaaaacagtagccatatttcctcttatagatattgcctttgcaaaccttgattggagcaactgcgtttcaacctcaacttccttcattttctgaaactttagttttcctgagcctttcttcgaaaccttctttaaaatggcttcctcttcttcctgcccaaattatttcaatttaaatgatgctcccacaacaaccagtgacgccgaagtttggcgtccatcctttgtatccaaaaatcgtcatctcacagttaatgattctgtgatgatgaatgatgctactgctgtcacagtagctaggaatttcattactccaatggatgaaatgttgttgacagggagatcagaggaagatGCTATtaatgactcaatggctttcagcattcagagtgctgtttctgtttctaacatggcagatcgtttgcgtgccagagcaaacgaggttgagaggttagctactgaaaattcgtctctccaaagaatgcttcatgagtctcaacaggaggttgagaaacttaaaggagagaataatgccttgttgaaactggtgagttcatactctgttgatacactgagaaggctagacatgctgcaggtctccaatgaaagaattttgggagaccacgagaagctcatggctaagcttaagaggcgccgtactcatccttcagaggcttccaaaacataatataattgtatagattttacagggcctgcaccttcattgcaggtggaaaaatctatctgttgtatgttcctgtaataataattgcgcacattcttaaacttgcacttgtggtttttacgtctttttaAAATGACGGTTttgaaccttgtgccttataggttcaaataaccacatcgattctccaaatttcatatttcaatgcatggtagcccggaacttGTGGCCTGGGcgcaaactcagaatttatttgcccttttcaaatggacatgttTACAactttctgtacatatttcgggacttgaagtccttacataattgtccatattttgaggaacttctggcatctcatttaattgctcatccatgagtttaaggaactgcaggttcccttttgtatatagtgacggttcacccaaaatggttaatatttatgcatacgtcactattcatgtgaatagtattATTCATATCCagtactattcatgtgtacagtacatctgtcagtacagttatcatccatgtgtatggcactattaaccaatacggtactgtttcatcattaaggaacccaggtccttattcacatgtcagggatcaaggactcttaagtccgatcacatgtctataaatatagtacaggagagactgccagctctcatattaatatcatcatcaaggatcttcaagtcctgatgtaattgtatgacgaggatcaaggaacttcttgTTCTGATCtgtatactgtaaaaactcatcatacagcacaattaatccataaaataaattactgataagtaaattactggtatggacgataaacccgcaccatactttaaataaatattgccttACATATACTTACAGCATCAATAATTGATATACATCCATAATCCacctatataaatgtatatatattatttttatttggacTTAAACAGAAACAGGCATTTTCTATAGCTGTAAGTATAATTGTACCTGCCTACGCTGAAGATTCCTTTCATTGTTGCAGGATGGTGGGCATTCAGTTTAAATAAAGCTAACACACACATTTCAAAtattaattgaatttcaaattagcaGTTTACTTACATGCCCTTCCATGACGTAAAAAGCAGAGACGAGTGATTGTCTTTCGACAATGACATGATATCACAGTAGTGGGGATAACGCTATGATATTGGCCGATCGGCTTTGCTGTATCCCTGCACACCTTTAATAAtgatataatattaaaataatataattatgtacCTGCACTATAGACCTGCATCTTAATattcaatttaaataataaagaataataatgaaataattgaaaagatgAGAGGAAGCTTATCCTTTCGGTGGGTTTGCTTGACTGAGCTCATTGGCTCCACCTCCCACCTCCATTATTGGCTTTTaagaataataatgaaataattgaaaagatgAAAGGAAGCTTATCCTTTCTGTCTGTTCTCTTCTGACCAATTTTGCAATCAAAGCCCAAGCAAAGCGACACATTCCCCTCTGCCTTTTATTTTGCTTGGTCTTTTGGCGTGGCCTCCATGTGAGATTGCAAGCAAtagtaataata
Proteins encoded in this region:
- the LOC18771711 gene encoding secoisolariciresinol dehydrogenase, with the translated sequence MAFSSVLSAVTRRLEGKVALITGGASGIGECTAKIFAQHGAKIVIADVQDDLGHSVRESMGPTDCTFVHCDVTDEAQIKNAVHKAVATYGKLDIMFNNAGIVDDNKARIIDNEKADFERILSVNVTGVFLGIKHAAQVMIPARAGSIISTASISSYVGGAASHAYCCSKHAVNGLTKNAAVELGQFGIRVNCLSPYALVTPLARKFVGLEDEEMENTMSALANLKGVTLKAVDVANAALYLASDEARYISGHNLLIDGAFSIVNPGFHMFQYPPEP